Proteins encoded by one window of Geobacter sp. DSM 9736:
- a CDS encoding DMT family transporter encodes MPTLMFMLMMFCAGITVALQPSINARLAQKVGILESACISFAVGTVALLLVVLVSGRVGFRGAGGALWWEWTGGLLGALFVSTTIVAVPRIGTAAAMAATIAAQLMTGILLDHFGLFGLKQVPFDLKRLAGMLLLLAGAALVFRR; translated from the coding sequence ATGCCGACCCTGATGTTCATGCTGATGATGTTCTGTGCGGGAATAACGGTTGCACTGCAGCCTTCCATAAACGCGCGGCTGGCGCAGAAGGTGGGGATCCTGGAGAGTGCCTGCATCTCCTTCGCCGTCGGTACGGTTGCACTGCTGCTGGTGGTCCTCGTTTCCGGCAGGGTCGGCTTTCGCGGAGCCGGCGGGGCACTGTGGTGGGAGTGGACCGGAGGGCTCCTGGGGGCGCTGTTCGTTTCGACTACCATAGTTGCAGTGCCCAGGATCGGTACCGCAGCGGCGATGGCCGCCACCATAGCCGCGCAGTTGATGACCGGCATACTTCTCGATCATTTCGGGCTTTTCGGGCTCAAGCAGGTTCCCTTCGATCTTAAACGGCTTGCGGGAATGCTTCTTCTCCTGGCGGGCGCGGCGCTGGTCTTCCGCCGCTGA
- a CDS encoding methyl-accepting chemotaxis protein, whose amino-acid sequence MLKKKLTFKVLAILGATLTIGFVSLGAISIWLQWNATMKLERNQTRNVAAIILKDIDEYMMKGDSKEVSRYIREAKERKFLLDLKITDADGKETEKEAGAPIPSVKQAFEKGQPVEFETVANGVHTLNMAVPLLNEQRCQSCHDSGPRYLGGLLLTTSIQEGYDSSRKLTLALVAAGVTAFLLLLVTMYLFFSRAIIRHILHFSSTVDELASGGGDLTKKLDHSSDDEIGSLADGINRLMEKMHDMVSRIAQTATDLSAAAGQLSATSGKMVEGIGDAVTQTGTVATASEEMAATSCEIAENCLNAAEESKVATESAQAGTAVVEKTVAVMNQIAGKVKQSASTIEVLGKRSDHIGEIIGTIEDIADQTNLLALNAAIEAARAGEQGRGFAVVADEVRALAERTTKATREIGEMIKTIQLDTKSAVNTMEEGVREVEKGTEEAGRSGDALREILDKINSVTMQVNQIATAAEQQNSTTSEISSNIHMITNVVQETSRGAQETAAAATRLTELSEDLQQQVGRFKLRA is encoded by the coding sequence ATGCTAAAGAAAAAGCTGACTTTCAAGGTACTCGCGATTCTTGGAGCCACCCTCACCATCGGATTCGTTTCCCTCGGGGCCATCTCGATCTGGCTCCAGTGGAACGCAACCATGAAGCTCGAGCGGAACCAGACCCGGAACGTCGCAGCGATCATCCTCAAGGATATTGACGAATACATGATGAAGGGGGACTCCAAAGAGGTCAGCCGCTATATAAGGGAAGCTAAAGAAAGAAAGTTCCTCCTGGACCTGAAAATAACGGACGCCGATGGGAAGGAGACCGAAAAGGAGGCCGGAGCACCCATTCCCTCCGTCAAACAGGCATTCGAGAAGGGGCAGCCCGTGGAGTTCGAAACAGTAGCGAACGGCGTACACACCCTCAACATGGCTGTTCCGCTGCTGAACGAACAGCGGTGCCAGTCATGCCACGACTCCGGCCCCAGGTACCTGGGCGGTCTCCTACTCACCACATCGATCCAGGAAGGGTATGACAGCTCTCGGAAGCTTACACTTGCGCTCGTGGCAGCGGGAGTGACTGCATTCCTGCTGCTGCTCGTAACCATGTACCTGTTCTTCAGCAGGGCGATAATTCGGCACATCCTCCACTTCTCCTCCACAGTAGATGAACTGGCGAGCGGCGGTGGCGACCTGACGAAGAAGCTGGATCATTCTTCTGACGATGAAATAGGGAGCCTGGCGGATGGTATAAACCGGCTGATGGAAAAGATGCACGACATGGTTTCCCGCATAGCGCAGACCGCCACCGACCTTTCCGCCGCGGCCGGTCAACTTTCGGCCACCTCTGGAAAGATGGTTGAGGGGATCGGCGACGCAGTGACCCAGACCGGCACGGTAGCCACTGCAAGCGAGGAGATGGCTGCCACCTCGTGCGAAATAGCCGAGAACTGCCTCAATGCCGCCGAGGAATCCAAGGTGGCAACGGAATCTGCCCAGGCAGGAACCGCAGTGGTCGAAAAGACCGTAGCGGTAATGAACCAGATCGCCGGGAAGGTCAAGCAGTCCGCTTCCACCATCGAGGTCCTTGGAAAGCGTTCGGACCATATCGGCGAGATAATAGGGACCATAGAGGATATAGCCGATCAAACCAACCTGCTCGCCCTGAATGCTGCAATAGAAGCGGCTCGCGCCGGAGAGCAGGGACGCGGCTTCGCCGTGGTGGCGGACGAAGTGCGCGCCCTGGCGGAACGTACGACCAAAGCGACAAGAGAAATAGGCGAGATGATCAAAACCATCCAGCTCGACACAAAGAGCGCGGTCAATACCATGGAAGAGGGTGTGCGGGAAGTGGAAAAAGGGACCGAAGAGGCCGGCAGATCAGGGGATGCTCTTCGTGAAATCCTCGACAAGATCAATTCGGTCACCATGCAGGTAAACCAGATCGCAACCGCAGCGGAGCAGCAGAATTCGACCACGAGCGAGATCAGCAGCAACATCCACATGATCACGAACGTCGTCCAGGAAACCTCACGGGGCGCCCAGGAAACCGCCGCAGCTGCAACCAGGCTGACCGAGCTGTCGGAAGACCTTCAGCAGCAGGTAGGGCGGTTCAAGCTGCGTGCATGA
- a CDS encoding cytochrome C, translated as MRKSILIAVIAALMAAAPSHAGVKTVGRGDTLNFDPSGFPPAMRTNFDILRIKCVKCHTMERTVVAITTGIAPITSQPFDRNATKMYGIKMMRKPDSNMNKQEVKATVDLMNYLLDQAAR; from the coding sequence ATGAGGAAATCAATTCTGATAGCAGTCATCGCAGCCCTCATGGCTGCCGCACCTTCGCATGCGGGTGTCAAGACTGTGGGACGGGGGGATACCCTCAATTTCGATCCCTCCGGCTTCCCTCCCGCAATGAGGACCAACTTCGATATCCTGAGGATCAAGTGTGTGAAATGCCACACTATGGAACGCACGGTCGTGGCAATAACTACCGGAATTGCTCCCATCACTTCACAGCCCTTCGACCGGAACGCGACCAAGATGTACGGCATAAAGATGATGCGCAAGCCTGACTCCAACATGAACAAGCAGGAGGTCAAGGCCACGGTGGATCTGATGAATTATCTGCTTGACCAGGCGGCGCGCTGA
- a CDS encoding substrate-binding domain-containing protein, with translation MNKAAWIFFLLLTAWPFSGRAEEIVIAGGGAAIAHVFAPMKEDFEKNTGIVLTLKPMNAVKALVTLQEEKADAATAAHSLRDLVQNGARDGIKLDASAFRSMEVAQNRLVVMVNKANRISALDRSQLRDLFSGRITNWKELGGADEPVTVVWGTDTVGQNSQFVREVLDGEPVSSAALKVTDYLSIRDKVASVPGAVGIDPQGFVNASINVPDIPLISSPIMLFTKGEPPPKIKKLLEFYEAEFSFVQ, from the coding sequence ATGAATAAAGCTGCGTGGATATTTTTTCTCCTGTTGACCGCCTGGCCGTTTTCTGGCCGGGCCGAGGAGATAGTGATTGCAGGGGGAGGGGCGGCCATCGCACACGTTTTCGCCCCAATGAAGGAGGATTTCGAGAAGAACACCGGAATAGTCCTTACACTTAAGCCGATGAATGCGGTTAAGGCGCTTGTCACGCTTCAGGAGGAGAAAGCCGATGCGGCAACGGCCGCGCATTCGTTGAGGGACCTCGTGCAGAACGGCGCCCGGGACGGAATCAAGCTTGACGCTTCCGCATTCAGGAGCATGGAGGTCGCGCAGAATCGCCTCGTGGTCATGGTCAACAAGGCGAACCGGATTTCCGCCCTCGACAGGTCTCAGCTGCGGGACCTCTTCTCCGGCAGGATCACCAACTGGAAAGAGCTGGGAGGAGCCGACGAGCCTGTCACCGTCGTGTGGGGGACGGACACTGTCGGGCAGAATTCCCAGTTCGTAAGGGAGGTTCTGGATGGGGAGCCGGTGTCTTCTGCTGCGCTGAAAGTCACCGACTACCTGAGCATCAGGGACAAGGTCGCATCCGTTCCGGGTGCCGTGGGGATAGATCCTCAAGGCTTTGTGAATGCGAGCATTAATGTCCCGGATATACCCCTGATATCGAGTCCGATCATGCTGTTCACCAAGGGAGAGCCTCCGCCCAAGATCAAAAAGCTCCTGGAGTTTTACGAAGCGGAGTTCTCCTTTGTCCAGTGA